Part of the Echeneis naucrates chromosome 18, fEcheNa1.1, whole genome shotgun sequence genome is shown below.
caaccaacacacctcctgtttgtttgtttgttccaaCCTGTTTCTCTTTCACCACCTCTCCTAAACAGCCACAGGTACAGGGACCCTCCAGAGCCCGGTGgtttgtgggaaatgtagtgcTGCCTTGTCATGTCTGAGTTCTGTGCAGAAGAATGTAAGTCTCCCtcttaatgtttctttttttttgttgacctTTTTGACCCTTCTGTACAAAGACGACAGTGAAGAATGAACCCGCGCCACCTTCGTCCTCTCCTTCAGGTGTGGCTGTGTGAGTTTTGTGGATGTGAGAACGGTGTTGGCGAAGGCCTGGAGAAGTTGTGCGTCGGTCAGCGTGTAGGTGTGCACAGCGACGACCTTTACCTGCCCAACGAGAGTGACACCGACTACCAGAACCTGGAGGACACACTGGTGGTTTTCTGCGTGGACATTTCTGGGAGCATGTGTGTTAccacagaggtgtgtgtttgtgcaaaggCCcaccagcaaaaacacacaaccgcTGCAGTGTTTAACAACTTAACGCCGACTGGCCTGCTTCGTTTCCTGTCAACGTTATGATTCATTCGTTTTAAGttacaaatgaaaagtttgaaattagattataaaatatttatagttGGTTTTATATAGTcaggaaactgaaaataaagctaTCTTCCTGTTTTTATATCTATTTTTATGTGCAAtagtcaaattaaaaatgtccaaaaacacaaacttgtaCTCTTGTATATTAAGttcatcacattttgtttcctccaggttACATCCAGCGACGGATTTCCAGCACACGTATCCAGATTAGAGGTGAGatgttgatttgttgttgttttgtcgAGTTCAGAGTCAACACAGTTGCTGGTTTTAAAACGTTTTTTTGTTGAACTCAGGGGATCCAGGATGCCCTGCAGAGGACGCTGTCCTCCACGCTGCAGCAGTCGCCACACAGGAGAGTCGCGCTGGTCACCTTTAGTGATGAGGTAAAATTAAGTTATTTCTTAAAAGACGGAATAAATAGAATTATTATGAACGATGTGCTTTTCCTTCAGTTACTGTTAGTCCTTTCTATCCAGAAAGCAAGTTAAACACAAAATGGTAAatttaagggaaataaacaCTGACCAGTTTTACTTCTTCAGGCTTATACATGAAGCAGCCTGAAGGTTGAAATGGACTAATAGCTGTGATTCAATCAGAATTCTTCTGTTTTAACCATTTTACTAATATAAAAACAAGAGTCGACTTCCTGTTTGCAGtgaaggattattattattccctctgggaatttttttctttggctctATGTTTCCTCTGAAGGGAGTTAAATGCAGCTTTATCCTCAGCTACATGCACATCAACCTTTATCACACTTTTACACACAccagttttatatatttattcatgtattgTTGTTATCGTCGTATCGTCGAGGGGCCAATAATGGAAaatcttgtcttgtcttttaaATATGAATTCCCATGATGCTTTGACCTCCTAAAGGTTGTGATATACGGCGATGGTACGAGAACCCCTCTCACCCTCAGGGACTGGGCGTTGGTCGACTACAACCACATTTGGCAGCAGGGGGCCATTTACAGCATCCCTCACTGCATCGCTGAGACCTACCTGCAGCTCACACAACGAGTCAAAGAGTAAGTAAGTGACCCACAGAGTCCCTGTGCTACACAGCTGCTCCTCATAACTCTGTGTCGTCCATCCAGCCTCAGGGAACACGGAGCCACCTGTCTCGGTCCTGCGGCGTTAGCCTCGGTCGCTATGGCGTCCAGGTACCccgggtcaaaggtcagctttgCAGGACTTGTGTGTACACTGTGTGACCCACAGCTGACAGAGAAGACTTGTTGATAACGTACCTTTTCACCTGGTCCCACAGGTGATTTTGTGTACTGATGGCAGAGCAAACATTGGGCTGGGTGCGATGGAGGAAACGCCCCAGCTGTCCTCGTCCAGCCCCATCTCACACTTCTACACACAGCTAGCTCTTCAGGCTGTGGAGAGTGGGTGAGGACGCACAAACAtttatgtgaataaataaaacgcaaaagaaaaagaatagaaGGACACGTATGGTCTTCCCCTCTGACAGAGTCATTATATCAGTGATGAGCTTCGAAGGGACGGACTGCCGCTTGGCTGACGTTGGGAGACTTGCAGACTCTACTGGGGGAAGGGTCAGGCCAAAGCAAAGACACGTTTTGAGAATAGaaaatgatgattattatttctCACCAACTGAACAAACTGCCTCTCCTGCGTAGGTGAACATCGTCAACATTGGCACCATTGCCACGGAGATCCAATCAGCCTCCATGGATAATGTCCTAGCAACAGGCGTCACGGCAACACTCCTCGGCTCTGATGGGATGTGAGTGATGTTTAAAATACACTTacaagaacatttcaacatcgACAATAAAGTGGTCTGTGCTAACAGATTAGCCT
Proteins encoded:
- the LOC115058965 gene encoding circularly permutated Ras protein 1, whose amino-acid sequence is MEFACSHVVCNWISDGSGAFLIQNEFDNRVAVKEGDQSDHVYDNRAAVKEGSAPPPLPPRHLKKHQLTSPPLPPPPTSRRSLPPPVPPRTDRLEAEVRLNANVNVVSLNVGKLVNIQQATGTGTLQSPVVCGKCSAALSCLSSVQKNVWLCEFCGCENGVGEGLEKLCVGQRVGVHSDDLYLPNESDTDYQNLEDTLVVFCVDISGSMCVTTEVTSSDGFPAHVSRLEGIQDALQRTLSSTLQQSPHRRVALVTFSDEVVIYGDGTRTPLTLRDWALVDYNHIWQQGAIYSIPHCIAETYLQLTQRVKDLREHGATCLGPAALASVAMASRYPGSKVILCTDGRANIGLGAMEETPQLSSSSPISHFYTQLALQAVESGVIISVMSFEGTDCRLADVGRLADSTGGRVNIVNIGTIATEIQSASMDNVLATGVTATLLGSDGMYFPYENKNDHKMVREIGNVTKGLEITFEFAVKPEFMEAFQQRDKLPFQVQLHFKTRDQQRVTRVLTELRPVASSSRIRASRVNVAILSVHCAQLCACLTMEGRVREAQMQLKAQQDLLEQISKHRPIEKQDSIYGNWMDTMTTICDLTTESQTLSDEAAEVVYQMKRASSCSNNNNSSSSSSNATKTKKKPARKPKVLLEGM